One Microtus pennsylvanicus isolate mMicPen1 chromosome 3, mMicPen1.hap1, whole genome shotgun sequence DNA window includes the following coding sequences:
- the LOC142846532 gene encoding protein NipSnap homolog 3B, with the protein MLALRSSLRKVLAPRALAPQVCSPFATGPRQSDGTLYEFRTYLLKPSKTNEFLENFKENVHLRTAYSELIGYWSVEFGGRTNKVFHIWKYDNFAHRTAVRKALANDKEWQERFLIPNLAFVDAQEVEITYLVPWCKIGTPPKEGVYELATFQMKPGGPALWGHAFQRAVNAHVELGYSKLIGVFHTEYGALNRVHVLWWNESADSRAAGRHWSHEDPRVVAAVRESVNYLESQQNMFLIPASFSPLK; encoded by the exons GTGTGTTCACCTTTCGCTACAGGCCCCAGGCAAAGCGATGGGACATTGTATGAATTCCGCACCTATTTGCTCAAGCCCTCAAAGACGAATGAGTTCCtggaaaattttaaggaaaatgttCACCTTCGAACAGCTTACTCTGAATTGATTGGCTATTGGAGTGTAGAATTCGGAGGCAGAACAAACAAAGTATTCCATATTTGGAAGTATG ATAATTTTGCTCATCGAACAGCGGTTCGCAAAGCCTTGGCCAATGATAAGGAATGGCAAGAACGATTCCTCATCCCAAATTTGGCTTTCGTTGATGCGCAAGAGGTTGAGATTACCTACCTGGTACCATGGTGCAAAATAGGAACACCTCCAAAGGAAG GAGTCTATGAATTGGCTACCTTTCAGATGAAGCCTGGTGGCCCAGCGCTGTGGGGTCACGCATTCCAAAGGGCAGTAAACGCCCATGTGGAACTGGGCTATTCTAAACTAATTGGCGTTTTCCACACTGAGTATGGAGCCCTCAACAGAG TTCATGTTCTCTGGTGGAACGAGAGTGCAGACAGCCGGGCAGCTGGGAGACACTGGTCTCACGAGGACCCCAGAGTCGTGGCTGCTG TTCGGGAAAGCGTCAATTACCTCGAGTCTCAGCAGAATATGTTCCTGATCCCAGCTTCCTTTTCACCACTGAAGTAG